A single region of the Solwaraspora sp. WMMD406 genome encodes:
- the mraY gene encoding phospho-N-acetylmuramoyl-pentapeptide-transferase, whose product MRAVIVAAAVAFLVSLFGTPVAIKVFTRLKAGQPIRAEGPVMHQGKKGTPTMGGVVFIVATVIAYVAGHLALTTLPEQQIAQIGPTITALVLLGLLVFSGAVGFLDDFLKVRKRNSAGLNKRGKLLGQILVGAVFGIIALYFPSTMTDASGGPTNVETVGSTTLSFIRDIDALDVGKAVSVVIFILVVMATTNGVNLTDGLDGLATGASVMVLGAYALIAFWQYRHWCADPNYTAEYCYQVRDPLEIALIAGAAAGACVGFLWWNTSPARIFMGDTGALGLGGLIAGMAMATRTMLLLLIIGGLFVIITMSVVIQIISFRTTGKRVFRMSPLQHHFELAGWSEVNIVVRFWIIAGIGVAIGLGLFYSEFLAVMG is encoded by the coding sequence GTGAGGGCGGTCATCGTCGCCGCGGCGGTAGCCTTCCTGGTGTCGCTGTTCGGCACCCCGGTGGCGATCAAGGTGTTCACCCGGCTCAAGGCCGGCCAGCCGATCCGGGCCGAGGGCCCGGTGATGCACCAGGGCAAGAAGGGCACTCCGACGATGGGCGGGGTGGTGTTCATCGTCGCCACCGTCATCGCCTACGTCGCCGGGCACCTCGCCCTCACCACGCTGCCGGAGCAGCAGATCGCTCAGATCGGCCCGACCATCACCGCCTTGGTCCTGTTGGGCCTGCTGGTCTTTTCCGGCGCGGTCGGCTTCCTCGACGACTTCCTCAAGGTCCGCAAGCGCAACAGCGCCGGTCTGAACAAGCGTGGCAAGTTGTTGGGCCAGATCCTGGTCGGCGCGGTCTTCGGGATCATCGCCCTCTACTTCCCGTCGACCATGACCGATGCCAGTGGTGGTCCGACCAACGTGGAGACCGTCGGCAGCACCACCCTGTCGTTCATCCGTGACATCGACGCGCTCGACGTGGGTAAGGCCGTGTCGGTGGTCATCTTCATCCTGGTCGTGATGGCCACCACCAATGGGGTCAACCTCACCGACGGACTCGACGGTCTGGCCACCGGGGCGTCGGTGATGGTGCTGGGCGCGTACGCGTTGATCGCGTTCTGGCAGTACCGGCACTGGTGCGCCGACCCCAACTACACCGCTGAATACTGCTACCAGGTGCGCGACCCGCTGGAGATCGCGCTGATCGCAGGTGCCGCGGCCGGCGCGTGCGTCGGCTTTCTGTGGTGGAACACCTCACCGGCGCGCATCTTCATGGGTGACACCGGGGCGCTGGGGCTCGGCGGGCTGATCGCAGGGATGGCGATGGCCACCCGGACGATGCTGCTGTTGCTGATCATCGGCGGGCTGTTCGTGATCATCACCATGTCGGTGGTGATTCAGATCATTTCGTTCCGGACCACCGGCAAACGGGTCTTCCGGATGTCCCCGCTGCAGCACCACTTCGAGCTCGCCGGGTGGAGCGAGGTCAACATCGTGGTCCGGTTCTGGATCATCGCCGGCATCGGCGTGGCGATCGGGCTCGGACTGTTCTACAGCGAGTTCCTCGCGGTGATGGGCTGA
- the murG gene encoding undecaprenyldiphospho-muramoylpentapeptide beta-N-acetylglucosaminyltransferase, whose product MGPLRSVVLAGGGTGGHIYPLLAFADCLRRHDASVRITCLGTPKGLENELIPPQGYDLRLIPAHQLPRSVNMNLVRTPDRMFKAARAAGKVLDEVRADVVVGFGGYVSVPAYLAAWRRELPIVVHEVNVPPGVANRMGMKFTKHVAVGFPHQPAQAESLRDARVVGVPLRRSIAGLNRAAARDAARAHFGLRPDLPTIFVSGGSQGARSINLAVSGAAKELARAGVQVLHAIGARNEPVSVPNDLPVPYVTLPYLSEMELGYAAADLMVCRGGAMTCAEVAAIGLPAVYVPYPHSNQEQKRNALPVVEAGGGLLVDDAELTPAWIEQVVVPLARDPRRLAAMGAAASAYGRRDGDEALLDFVYEAVSR is encoded by the coding sequence ATGGGTCCGCTGCGGTCGGTGGTGCTGGCAGGCGGAGGGACCGGTGGGCACATCTACCCGCTGTTGGCCTTCGCCGACTGCCTGCGCCGGCACGACGCGAGCGTCCGGATCACCTGCCTCGGCACCCCGAAGGGCCTGGAAAACGAGCTGATTCCACCGCAGGGCTACGATCTGCGGCTGATCCCCGCACATCAGCTGCCGCGGTCGGTCAACATGAATCTCGTGCGAACCCCGGACCGGATGTTCAAGGCCGCCCGCGCGGCGGGCAAGGTGCTCGACGAGGTGCGGGCCGACGTCGTGGTGGGTTTCGGCGGGTACGTGTCGGTTCCCGCCTATCTGGCGGCGTGGCGCCGGGAGTTGCCAATCGTGGTACACGAGGTGAACGTGCCGCCCGGGGTGGCCAACCGGATGGGAATGAAGTTCACCAAGCACGTCGCGGTGGGGTTCCCGCACCAGCCGGCCCAGGCCGAGTCGCTGCGCGACGCGCGGGTGGTCGGAGTACCGCTGCGCCGGTCGATCGCCGGGTTGAACCGGGCGGCGGCCCGGGACGCGGCCCGCGCCCACTTCGGGCTGCGGCCGGATCTTCCGACGATCTTCGTCTCCGGCGGTTCGCAGGGTGCCCGGTCGATCAACCTGGCCGTGTCGGGCGCGGCCAAGGAACTGGCCCGGGCCGGGGTGCAGGTCCTGCACGCCATCGGCGCCCGCAACGAGCCGGTGTCGGTGCCCAACGACCTGCCGGTGCCGTACGTGACGCTGCCGTACCTGTCCGAGATGGAACTGGGCTACGCCGCCGCCGATCTGATGGTCTGTCGGGGCGGCGCGATGACCTGTGCCGAGGTGGCCGCGATCGGGCTGCCGGCGGTCTACGTGCCGTACCCGCACAGTAACCAGGAGCAGAAACGCAACGCGTTGCCCGTCGTCGAGGCCGGCGGCGGCCTGCTGGTCGACGACGCCGAGCTCACTCCGGCGTGGATCGAGCAGGTCGTCGTCCCCCTGGCGCGGGACCCGCGGCGGCTGGCCGCGATGGGCGCGGCGGCCTCGGCGTACGGTCGTCGGGACGGTGACGAGGCGCTGCTCGACTTCGTCTACGAGGCGGTGTCCCGATGA
- a CDS encoding FtsQ-type POTRA domain-containing protein has product MSPADRPGRSGTPGPDAAPAATGPVRRWRLVRASREAVPPSVRRFMRRARRRRLRAALPFAVTGLLLALVALGGWVVYGTSVLGVAQVRVTGTSVVTPDEVRAAAAVPSGVPLARVDLDQVAGRVAGLLAVERAVVSRDWPGTLVITVVERVPAAVVPREDGFLVVDAAGVGFRTVPERPGDLAVVRVTTSRLDESLLRDAVGVLGALTAQLRESLVELLVAGPARIELRLVNDRVVIWGDATDNDVKARVADALLARPGDVIDVSAPDVVTIR; this is encoded by the coding sequence ATGAGTCCGGCCGACCGGCCGGGCCGGTCCGGTACGCCCGGTCCGGACGCCGCGCCCGCCGCGACCGGTCCGGTCCGTCGGTGGCGGCTGGTGCGCGCCAGTCGGGAGGCGGTGCCGCCGTCGGTACGGCGGTTCATGCGTCGGGCCCGGCGGCGGCGATTGCGGGCCGCGTTGCCGTTCGCGGTCACCGGCCTGCTGCTCGCCCTCGTGGCGCTGGGCGGCTGGGTGGTCTACGGCACATCGGTGCTCGGCGTGGCGCAGGTGCGGGTCACCGGCACCAGCGTGGTGACTCCGGACGAGGTCCGCGCGGCGGCGGCGGTGCCGTCGGGCGTGCCACTCGCCCGGGTCGACCTCGACCAGGTCGCCGGTCGGGTCGCCGGCCTGCTGGCGGTGGAGCGGGCGGTGGTGAGCCGCGACTGGCCGGGTACGCTGGTGATCACAGTGGTCGAACGGGTGCCGGCCGCGGTGGTGCCACGCGAGGACGGGTTCCTGGTGGTGGACGCCGCCGGGGTGGGCTTCCGGACGGTGCCCGAACGCCCCGGGGATCTCGCGGTCGTCCGGGTGACGACGTCGCGACTCGACGAGTCGTTGCTGCGCGACGCCGTCGGTGTGCTCGGCGCGCTGACCGCGCAGTTGCGGGAGTCGCTGGTCGAGCTGCTGGTGGCTGGTCCGGCCCGCATCGAGTTGCGACTGGTCAACGACCGGGTGGTGATCTGGGGGGACGCCACCGACAACGACGTGAAGGCGCGGGTGGCCGACGCACTGTTGGCGCGGCCGGGTGACGTGATCGACGTCAGCGCCCCGGACGTGGTGACGATCCGGTGA
- the murC gene encoding UDP-N-acetylmuramate--L-alanine ligase: MNTTEFAPAGTVSAEDLGTVHLIGIGGVGMSGLARLLLTRGIPVTGSELRDWPSLAGLRALGGTIHMSHEAANLDGVDTVVYSTAIPADHVELATARQRGLRVLHRSEALAAAMTGRRTIAVAGTHGKTTTTSMVTLILQRAGLDPSYVIGGEISAAGASAHHGSGDYFVAEADESDRSFLLYRPFVSIVTNVDADHLNTYGDLAGLAAGFAEFARLTDPDGFVVTCADDPGTRQLTEALRAQGRTVHTYGEAADADLRISEVVSSAAGVRYVATLDGAVLGEIRLPVPGRHLGLNSAAAVLTALRLGLPLEAAVDALGAFPGVRRRFERKGVAAGVTVYDEYAYHPTSMTAALHTMREVAGDGRLLVVFQPYRVYRTRDLQAELSAALSIADEVIVMEVFGPGELREPGEGGAALTAAVPLPADRKIFVASWEDVSSEVVTRARPGDVVVTMGAPPISLLGDELLAALGGAAAVDAG, encoded by the coding sequence GTGAACACCACGGAGTTCGCCCCGGCCGGCACGGTGTCAGCCGAGGATCTGGGGACCGTCCATCTCATCGGGATCGGCGGGGTCGGCATGAGCGGCCTGGCCCGACTCCTGCTCACCCGGGGCATCCCGGTCACCGGCAGCGAGCTGCGGGACTGGCCGTCGCTGGCCGGGCTGCGCGCGCTCGGCGGCACCATCCACATGAGCCACGAGGCGGCCAACCTGGACGGCGTCGACACCGTGGTCTATTCGACGGCCATCCCGGCCGATCACGTCGAGTTGGCCACCGCCCGTCAGCGTGGGCTGCGGGTGCTGCACCGGTCCGAGGCGCTCGCCGCCGCGATGACCGGCCGGCGGACCATCGCGGTCGCCGGCACCCACGGCAAGACCACGACCACGTCGATGGTCACCCTGATCCTGCAGCGGGCCGGACTGGACCCGTCGTACGTCATCGGCGGGGAGATCTCGGCGGCGGGCGCAAGCGCCCACCACGGCAGTGGCGACTACTTCGTCGCCGAGGCCGACGAGAGCGACCGGTCGTTCCTGCTGTACCGACCGTTCGTGTCGATCGTCACGAACGTCGACGCCGACCACCTGAACACCTACGGCGACCTGGCCGGGCTGGCCGCCGGCTTCGCCGAGTTCGCCCGGTTGACCGACCCGGACGGCTTCGTGGTCACCTGCGCCGACGACCCGGGCACCCGGCAGTTGACCGAGGCGCTGCGGGCGCAAGGGCGCACCGTCCACACGTACGGCGAGGCGGCCGACGCCGACCTGCGGATCTCGGAGGTCGTCTCGTCGGCGGCCGGTGTGCGGTACGTGGCCACCCTGGACGGCGCGGTGCTCGGTGAGATCCGGTTGCCGGTTCCCGGCCGGCATCTGGGGCTCAACAGCGCCGCAGCGGTGTTGACCGCGCTGCGCCTCGGTCTTCCGCTGGAGGCGGCGGTGGACGCGCTCGGCGCGTTCCCCGGGGTCCGCCGTCGGTTCGAGCGCAAGGGCGTCGCGGCCGGGGTGACCGTCTACGACGAGTACGCCTACCACCCGACCTCGATGACCGCCGCGTTGCACACCATGCGGGAGGTCGCCGGCGACGGGCGGCTGCTGGTGGTGTTCCAGCCGTACCGGGTCTATCGGACCCGTGACCTGCAAGCGGAGTTGTCCGCCGCGTTGTCGATCGCCGACGAGGTGATCGTCATGGAGGTCTTCGGCCCCGGCGAGTTGCGGGAGCCGGGGGAGGGCGGGGCCGCGCTGACCGCAGCCGTGCCGCTGCCCGCCGACCGCAAGATTTTCGTCGCGTCCTGGGAGGACGTGTCGTCCGAGGTGGTCACCCGGGCCCGGCCGGGTGACGTGGTGGTGACGATGGGCGCGCCGCCGATCTCGCTGCTCGGAGACGAACTGCTCGCCGCGCTCGGTGGTGCGGCGGCCGTCGACGCCGGATGA
- a CDS encoding UDP-N-acetylmuramoyl-L-alanyl-D-glutamate--2,6-diaminopimelate ligase — protein MPGNPRPRTNRPVPLADLAATLAVEPPPDGGDTPQISGITHASGEVRPGDLYAALPGARRHGAEFVAAAAEQGAVAVLTDPAGAPAAARAGLPALVVPDPRAVLGPLAARVYGEPSRQLAMIGLTGTAGKTSTAYLVESGLWAAGQVTGLIGTVETRLGDLVVTSARTTPEATDLHAMLAVARERGVHGVVMEVSSHALALDRVGGVRFAVGGYTNFGSDHLDFHRDPADYFAAKARLFDGRCAVEILNFDDPALDPLRRPTTITYSAAGNAAATWRATAISDDGYQQHFIVLGPDGISIEAGVGLPGRHNVANALLAIATLVAVGVDPTTAAAGVAACPGVPGRLERVDAPGPVLGVVDYAHKPDAIVAALAALRGLSGARRGRLICLIGAGGDRDRGKRPTMGAAAARGADLVIVTDDNPRSEDPAAIRAEVRRGADQVPGVSVVEIAGRRAAIDEAVRLADAGDVIAVLGKGHEQGQEIDGATQPFDDRTELTEALAARFAALAGRS, from the coding sequence GTGCCCGGCAATCCGCGTCCTCGAACCAACCGTCCGGTTCCACTCGCCGATCTCGCCGCGACGCTCGCGGTCGAGCCGCCGCCGGACGGCGGTGACACACCGCAGATCAGCGGGATCACCCACGCCAGCGGCGAGGTCCGACCGGGTGACCTGTACGCGGCGTTGCCCGGCGCCCGCCGGCACGGTGCCGAGTTCGTCGCGGCCGCCGCCGAGCAGGGAGCGGTCGCCGTACTGACCGACCCGGCCGGCGCGCCCGCGGCGGCGCGGGCCGGACTGCCCGCCCTGGTGGTGCCCGATCCCCGGGCCGTCCTCGGCCCGCTCGCCGCACGCGTCTACGGCGAGCCCTCCCGCCAGCTGGCCATGATCGGGTTGACCGGCACCGCCGGGAAGACCTCGACCGCGTACCTGGTCGAGTCGGGGTTGTGGGCGGCCGGCCAGGTCACCGGGCTGATCGGCACGGTCGAGACCCGGCTCGGCGACCTGGTCGTCACCAGTGCCCGGACCACGCCGGAGGCGACGGACCTGCACGCCATGCTGGCGGTCGCCCGGGAGCGCGGGGTGCACGGTGTCGTGATGGAGGTGTCCAGCCACGCACTCGCCCTGGACCGGGTGGGCGGGGTGCGGTTCGCGGTCGGCGGCTACACCAACTTCGGCTCCGACCATCTGGACTTCCACCGTGATCCGGCGGACTACTTCGCCGCCAAGGCACGGCTGTTCGACGGCCGGTGTGCGGTGGAGATCCTCAACTTCGACGATCCGGCCCTGGACCCACTGCGCCGGCCCACCACGATCACCTACTCGGCGGCCGGAAACGCGGCCGCGACCTGGCGGGCCACCGCGATCAGCGACGACGGCTACCAGCAGCACTTCATCGTGCTCGGCCCGGACGGCATCTCGATCGAGGCCGGCGTCGGCCTGCCCGGCCGGCACAACGTGGCCAACGCGCTGCTGGCGATCGCGACGCTGGTGGCGGTCGGCGTCGATCCGACGACGGCCGCCGCCGGTGTGGCCGCCTGCCCGGGAGTGCCCGGCCGGCTGGAACGGGTCGACGCACCCGGCCCCGTACTCGGGGTCGTCGACTACGCCCACAAACCGGACGCGATCGTCGCCGCGCTGGCCGCCCTGCGTGGTCTCAGCGGTGCCCGCCGAGGCCGGCTGATCTGCCTGATCGGCGCCGGCGGGGACCGGGACCGGGGCAAACGTCCGACGATGGGAGCGGCCGCCGCCCGAGGCGCCGATCTCGTCATCGTCACCGACGACAATCCGCGTTCGGAGGACCCGGCGGCGATCCGGGCCGAGGTCCGGCGCGGGGCCGACCAGGTGCCGGGGGTGAGCGTGGTGGAGATCGCCGGACGGCGGGCCGCGATCGACGAGGCGGTTCGCCTCGCCGACGCCGGCGATGTGATCGCGGTCCTCGGCAAGGGCCACGAGCAGGGCCAGGAGATCGACGGTGCGACCCAGCCGTTCGACGACCGTACCGAGTTGACCGAGGCGTTGGCCGCCCGGTTCGCCGCCTTGGCGGGTCGCTCGTGA
- the sepF gene encoding cell division protein SepF produces the protein MGALRKAGVWLGLVEEDDDRAYDDGGYDKPGYEKSTYRESRYRDSRYADEFADDDEPDDPPPRARPTVERLRPSDRLHSRGAERGVEREHRGVDPDRTERVDRTERTERASVRSITRAGTESAGTSTYPTRDNLALAPQPAARERMVVAEEEQRYQITTLHPTTYREARTIGEHFRDGTPVIINLTEMDEADARRLVDFAAGLAFGLRGTIERVTNRVFLLSPANVQVTAEDKAKIAEGGFFSLS, from the coding sequence ATGGGTGCACTGCGCAAAGCGGGGGTCTGGCTGGGCCTGGTCGAGGAGGACGACGACCGGGCCTACGACGACGGCGGATACGACAAACCTGGATACGAGAAATCTACTTACCGTGAGTCGCGTTACCGCGACAGCAGGTACGCGGACGAGTTCGCCGACGACGACGAGCCGGACGATCCACCGCCGCGCGCCCGCCCCACGGTGGAGCGGCTGCGTCCGTCGGACCGGCTGCACTCCCGTGGTGCGGAGCGGGGCGTGGAGCGCGAGCACCGGGGCGTCGATCCCGACCGTACGGAGCGGGTGGACCGGACCGAGCGGACCGAGCGTGCGAGTGTGCGTTCGATCACCCGCGCCGGTACCGAGTCGGCCGGCACGTCGACCTACCCGACCCGGGACAACCTCGCGCTCGCGCCGCAGCCAGCGGCGCGGGAGCGGATGGTGGTCGCGGAGGAGGAGCAGCGGTACCAGATCACCACGCTGCACCCGACGACCTATCGGGAGGCGCGCACGATCGGCGAGCACTTCCGGGACGGCACCCCGGTGATCATCAACCTCACCGAGATGGACGAGGCGGATGCCCGCCGTCTGGTTGATTTCGCTGCCGGTCTGGCGTTCGGTCTGCGCGGTACGATCGAACGTGTGACCAACCGGGTGTTTCTGCTCTCACCGGCCAACGTCCAGGTCACCGCGGAGGACAAGGCCAAGATAGCCGAGGGTGGATTTTTCAGCTTGAGCTAA
- the murF gene encoding UDP-N-acetylmuramoyl-tripeptide--D-alanyl-D-alanine ligase has protein sequence MIPLTLAEVAEATGGRLLDADPSARVTGGVEFDSRKIGPGGLFVAFPGAQVDGHDYAQAAIEAGAVAVLGTRPVRRGDAPAPTADDATGVGPAGLPMIVVSDALTALARLARTVLDRLPDLTVIGLTGSSGKTTTKDLIAQLTARLGPTVAPAGSFNNELGHPYTVLRADADTRFLVLEMGARGIGHIRHLCEVAPPRIGLVINVGVAHIGEFGSVEAIATAKGELVEALPADGVAVLNADDPRVRAMADRTRARVVLAGEHPQASVRAEQVAVDVRGRATYQLVTPHGRAPVQLAVTGRHQVGNSLLAAAVASELGLTDPVELATALGQLGLVSTRRMDVFDRPDGVTVIDDSYNANPASTAAALRSLADLGTGRRTFAVLGYLAELGDFEEEGHAEVGRLAAELGVHRLLVVGESAAPIHRAAAATATWEGESVLVTDQQAAIELLRRELTDGDVVLVKGSRYRTWDVADALRDGTAVGPAAGAGAGEATA, from the coding sequence GTGATCCCGCTGACGCTGGCCGAGGTGGCCGAGGCGACCGGCGGGCGGCTGCTCGACGCGGATCCGTCGGCGCGGGTGACCGGCGGCGTCGAGTTCGACTCCCGCAAGATCGGACCGGGTGGGCTCTTCGTGGCGTTCCCCGGCGCCCAGGTCGACGGCCACGACTACGCGCAGGCGGCGATCGAGGCCGGGGCGGTCGCGGTGCTGGGCACCCGTCCGGTACGCCGTGGCGACGCGCCGGCACCCACCGCTGACGACGCGACCGGAGTCGGCCCGGCCGGGCTGCCGATGATCGTGGTGTCCGACGCGCTCACCGCGCTGGCCCGGCTCGCCCGTACGGTGTTGGACCGGCTGCCCGACCTGACCGTGATCGGCCTGACCGGCTCGTCCGGCAAAACCACGACCAAGGACCTGATCGCGCAGCTCACGGCCCGGCTGGGCCCGACCGTCGCGCCGGCCGGCTCGTTCAACAACGAGCTCGGTCACCCGTACACCGTGCTGCGGGCCGACGCCGACACCCGGTTTCTGGTGCTGGAGATGGGCGCTCGCGGCATCGGCCACATCCGGCACCTCTGCGAGGTGGCTCCGCCACGGATCGGGCTGGTGATCAACGTAGGGGTGGCGCACATCGGGGAATTCGGCTCGGTCGAGGCGATCGCCACCGCCAAGGGCGAGCTGGTCGAGGCGTTGCCGGCCGACGGCGTCGCGGTGCTCAACGCCGACGATCCACGGGTACGGGCGATGGCCGACCGGACCCGGGCCCGAGTGGTGCTGGCCGGTGAACATCCGCAGGCGTCGGTCCGGGCCGAACAGGTCGCCGTCGACGTACGCGGCCGGGCGACGTACCAGTTGGTGACGCCGCACGGCCGGGCCCCGGTCCAGCTCGCTGTCACCGGACGGCACCAGGTCGGCAACAGTCTGCTGGCGGCGGCGGTGGCGAGCGAGCTCGGTCTCACCGACCCGGTCGAGCTGGCGACCGCGCTCGGCCAGCTGGGGCTGGTGTCGACCCGTCGGATGGACGTCTTCGACCGGCCGGACGGCGTCACCGTGATCGACGATTCCTACAATGCCAATCCGGCGTCCACGGCGGCGGCGCTGCGATCGTTGGCCGATCTCGGTACGGGACGGCGTACCTTCGCGGTCCTCGGCTATCTCGCCGAGCTCGGCGACTTCGAGGAAGAGGGTCACGCCGAGGTCGGTCGGCTCGCCGCCGAACTCGGCGTGCACCGGCTGCTGGTGGTAGGTGAATCAGCCGCGCCGATCCATCGTGCGGCGGCGGCGACAGCGACGTGGGAAGGGGAATCGGTGCTGGTCACCGACCAACAGGCGGCGATCGAACTGCTGCGGCGGGAGTTGACCGACGGCGACGTGGTGCTGGTGAAGGGATCCCGCTACCGGACCTGGGACGTCGCGGACGCGCTGCGTGACGGTACGGCGGTCGGGCCAGCTGCCGGTGCCGGTGCCGGGGAGGCGACGGCGTGA
- the ftsZ gene encoding cell division protein FtsZ: MTPPHNYLAVIKVVGIGGGGVNAVNRMIEVGLKGVEFIAINTDAQALLMSDADVKLDVGRELTRGLGAGANPDVGKNAAEDHRDEIEEVLKGADMVFVTCGEGGGTGTGGAPVVANIARKLGALTIGVVTRPFSFEGKRRQVQAEAGIEELRNQCDTLIVIPNDRLLALGDRGISMMDAFRQADQVLLSGVQGITDLITTPGLINLDFADVKSVMSGAGSALMGIGSARGENRAVEAAEAAISSPLLEQSMDGARGVLLSIAGGSDLGLFEINDAAQLVTDAAHADANIIFGAVIDDALGDEVRVTVIAAGFDGGTPAYKPAEAPRKPPAPPTASPAQPSPAAPAAQTPAQPTRRVLFDDVDVPDFLKNGS, translated from the coding sequence ATGACACCTCCGCACAACTACCTGGCGGTCATCAAGGTCGTCGGAATCGGTGGGGGCGGCGTCAACGCCGTCAACCGGATGATCGAGGTTGGCCTCAAGGGCGTCGAGTTCATCGCGATCAACACCGACGCCCAGGCGTTGCTGATGAGCGACGCGGACGTCAAGCTCGACGTCGGCCGGGAGCTGACCCGCGGGCTCGGCGCGGGAGCCAACCCGGACGTCGGCAAGAACGCCGCCGAGGACCACCGCGACGAGATCGAGGAGGTGCTCAAGGGCGCCGACATGGTCTTCGTCACCTGCGGGGAGGGCGGCGGCACCGGCACCGGCGGCGCGCCGGTCGTGGCCAACATCGCCCGCAAGCTCGGCGCGCTGACCATCGGCGTGGTCACCCGGCCCTTCTCGTTCGAGGGCAAGCGCCGGCAGGTGCAGGCCGAGGCCGGCATCGAGGAGCTGCGCAACCAGTGCGACACCCTGATCGTCATCCCGAACGACCGGCTGCTGGCGCTCGGTGACCGGGGGATCAGCATGATGGACGCCTTCCGCCAGGCCGACCAGGTGCTGCTCTCCGGTGTCCAGGGCATCACCGACCTGATCACCACGCCGGGTCTGATCAACCTCGACTTCGCCGACGTCAAGAGCGTGATGAGCGGTGCCGGCAGTGCCCTGATGGGCATTGGCAGCGCCCGGGGTGAGAACCGGGCGGTGGAGGCCGCCGAAGCGGCCATCTCCAGCCCGCTGCTGGAGCAGAGCATGGACGGCGCGCGAGGGGTGTTGCTCTCCATCGCCGGCGGGTCCGACCTGGGGCTGTTCGAGATCAACGACGCCGCCCAGCTGGTCACCGACGCGGCGCACGCCGACGCCAACATCATCTTCGGCGCGGTGATCGACGACGCGCTCGGTGACGAGGTCCGGGTCACCGTGATCGCGGCCGGCTTCGACGGCGGCACCCCGGCGTACAAGCCGGCCGAAGCCCCTCGCAAGCCGCCGGCTCCGCCGACGGCGTCGCCGGCGCAGCCGAGCCCGGCGGCACCCGCCGCGCAGACACCGGCCCAGCCGACCCGTCGGGTCCTGTTCGACGACGTCGACGTGCCCGACTTCCTCAAGAACGGCTCGTGA
- a CDS encoding YggT family protein — MLSILFQVLYLLLYVFLLTLLARFVLSAVLQYGRRWQPGRGAAAGLESVWSVTDPPLKALRRVIPPLRIGTVSFDLASLVLLVILFVLITFVVEPLIRATN, encoded by the coding sequence GTGTTGTCGATCTTGTTCCAAGTCCTGTATCTGCTCCTGTACGTCTTTCTACTCACCCTGTTGGCGAGGTTTGTCCTGAGTGCGGTGCTGCAGTACGGACGACGCTGGCAACCCGGGCGGGGGGCCGCGGCGGGATTGGAATCGGTGTGGAGCGTCACTGATCCGCCCCTTAAGGCGTTGAGGCGGGTGATCCCACCACTGCGAATTGGTACCGTGAGCTTCGACCTGGCCTCCCTTGTGCTCCTGGTTATCCTGTTCGTGCTGATCACGTTCGTGGTGGAGCCGCTGATCAGGGCAACCAACTGA
- a CDS encoding YggS family pyridoxal phosphate-dependent enzyme encodes MVDVALPRPGRHAELAGNLARVRDRLSAACELAGRDATSVTLVAVTKTYPASDVRLLAELGVTDVGENRDQEAAPKTAALAADPTTPPLRWHFIGQLQRNKCRSVAAYADVVQSVDRVGLVRALAAAAGRLRDRPLDVLVQVSLDDAAGRGGVSIGSTDAEYGLWPVVEAIRAESGLRLAGVMAVAPLQQPPGPAFARLADVAAQVRGVVPTAGTVSAGMSADLEAAIANGATHVRIGSALLGNRPTLR; translated from the coding sequence ATGGTCGACGTAGCTCTGCCGCGCCCCGGGCGACACGCCGAGCTGGCCGGCAACCTGGCCCGGGTGCGGGACCGGTTGTCGGCGGCGTGTGAGTTGGCCGGTCGCGACGCCACCAGCGTCACCCTGGTCGCGGTCACCAAGACCTATCCGGCCTCGGACGTCCGGCTGCTCGCCGAACTCGGTGTCACCGACGTCGGCGAGAACCGGGACCAGGAAGCCGCGCCGAAGACTGCGGCGCTGGCCGCCGATCCGACGACGCCGCCGCTGCGATGGCACTTCATCGGACAGCTGCAGCGCAACAAGTGCCGTTCGGTGGCGGCGTACGCCGACGTCGTCCAGTCGGTCGACCGGGTCGGACTGGTCCGAGCCCTGGCCGCCGCCGCCGGCCGGCTCCGGGACCGACCGCTTGACGTGCTGGTCCAGGTCAGCCTGGACGACGCGGCGGGCCGGGGAGGTGTGTCGATCGGTTCCACGGATGCCGAGTACGGGCTGTGGCCGGTCGTCGAGGCCATCCGGGCCGAGTCTGGTTTGCGACTCGCCGGCGTGATGGCGGTGGCCCCCCTCCAGCAGCCGCCCGGTCCGGCCTTTGCCCGGCTGGCCGACGTCGCTGCCCAGGTCAGAGGCGTCGTCCCGACAGCTGGGACGGTATCCGCCGGGATGAGCGCCGACCTGGAGGCGGCGATCGCCAACGGGGCGACACATGTCCGGATCGGCAGCGCGTTGCTCGGAAACCGACCAACGCTACGGTAG